The DNA region CTCTGCAAATGCGAGTAGGTGAGGCAAAGCAGAGAGATGTTGGGAAGAAAAGAGCTCGAATTGGTCCAGATGCGTTTGACTTTCTTAAAGTAAATCCAGGAGATATCATAGAGATTACCGGTAAAAAGGCAAGCTGTGCAGTTGCATGGCCAACGGATGAAGACGACAAGTTCCCAGATGTTGTTCGCGTCGACGGTCAGACAAGAAAGAACATTAGCAGTGCACTAAACGATATAGTAAAAATCAAAAAGGCATCAGCAAAAATAGCAAAGTCAATTGTACTAACACCTGTATCAGACGTTGTAACAGTGGATAAGGAGTTTACCGACTTTGTAAAGAACAGGCTCAAGGGACTACCGTTCTGTCAAGGGGACGAAATCTCTGTCATGATTTTGGGCAACCCGATGGATTTCAAGATAAGCAAGATTTCCCCAAGGGGAATTGTAACAATAGACAAGAGTACCGACTTTGTAATATCTGCAGACAAGGCAATCGACAAAAAAGTCCGAGTCACATACGACGAAGTAGGCGGACTAAAAAATGAAATCAAAATAATGCGAGAGATTGCAGAGCTGCCTCTACGACATCCTGAAATCTTTGACAGACTAGGAATAGAGCCGCACAGTGGCATACTCTTGTACGGTCCACCCGGATGTGGTAAGACACTCATTGCCAAAGTTTTGGCATCAGAGTCAGAGGCAAACATGTTTTCAATTAATGGGCCAGAAATAATGAACAAGTATTATGGTGAAACGGAAGCAAAGCTTCGTGACATTTTCAAGGAAGCAAAGGACAACTCTCCAAGCATAATATTCATTGATGAAATCGACGCCATTGCCCCAAAAAGAGAAGAGGCATACGGAGACGTCGAAAAAAGAGTAGTGGCACAACTTCTTGCACTAATGGACGGCCTCACAGATAGGGGAAACGTCATTGTTCTTGGCGCAACAAACAGACCAGACAGTGTGGATCCGGCACTGCGAAGGCCTGGAAGATTTGACAGGGAAATAGAGGTCTCGGTTCCAAACGTGGATGGAAGACTAGAGATTTTGCAAATCCACACACGAGGAATGCCGATTGCCGAAGACGTTGAGTTAAGAAGACTAGCAGCTGAATTGCACGGCTACACCGGAGCAGACATCAAGTCGTTGTGTAGAGAGGCGGCGCTCAAGGCAATTAGGAGATTTTTACCAGAAATCGATCTAGAGACGGAAAAAGTATCTGCGGAGATATTGCAATCAATGGAAATAACACTAGCTGACTTTTACGACGCAATACATGAAGTTGTTCCCACCGCGATGAGAGAATTCTATGTAGAGCGACCAAAGGTATTTTGGAAAAACGTCGGAGGCCTAGACGAAGTCAAAAAGTCGCTCCAGGAAAACATCATAGTTGCACTAAAAGAGCCGCAAAAATTCTACAGCATGGGAATCAAGCCTCCACGAGGAATTTTACTGTACGGTCCACCCGGATGTGGTAAGACACTTCTTGCGCGCGCAGTTGCAACAGAGAGTGGAAGCAACATGATCCTAGTCAGGGGGCCAGAAATTCTATCAAAGTGGATTGGTGAATCGGAAAAAGCAATAAGAGAGATTTTCAGAAAGGCAAAGACATCCGCGCCATGCACTATAATATTTGATGAAATGGACTCGCTTGCAAGAATAAAGTCAGGCGAAGAGGCAGGAATAGGCCAAACAATACTGAGTCAGCTCCTCACAGAAATGGAGGAAAGTGGGCCATCGCGCGTAATAGTGATTGGAATTACCAATCGACCTGATTTACTAGACAGTTCACTGCTCAGACCGGGAAGATTAGAGCCAGTACTATATGTCCAGCAGTCAGACGAAAAGGGAAGGCTTGAGATAATCAAAATTCTAACAGAAAAGATGCCACTGTCTGAGAACGTAAACCTAGAAGAGATCTCAGTTTCTACCCAAAATTATACTGGTGCTGATTTGTCGGCTTTGTGCAGAGAGGCCGGGGTTCACGCAATGCAGAACAATTCCGCCAAAATAGACAGTACAGACTTTGCTGCCGCCCTCAAGAAGATTCGACCATCAATCACAAAGGAAGTCGACCAGTGGTATTTAGCAATAAGGGAAACTATTTCTAATGTCGTACCAAAGTCAAGAGATAGAGCATTTTACGGATAAACCATGGCAGATTTTCCAATAAAAAATATCGTGTTTGAAAAGATCAAGGATGTCACGTCAATAACAGATACAGATTTGGTAAAAACACTGACTAAGGCAGGCCACACACTGGCAGAAGACAAGTTAAACAAAATTTTGTTAGACTTGGAGATAATGGGCCTAATCCGTGTGTCATGGCTCACAAAGGACACACGACGAGTTGAGGTCGTAGTACAAGAAGTCGAAGAAGATGAATACGAAGAGCAAAACAAGGAAATGATGGAAAAAGACTATGAAGCATCTTTTCCCGGTGTTGAGGATTCCTAGATCCTAAAGTGAAACGCAGCATCCAGAGCCACTGCTACAAATATTATTGTCAGATATGGTGCCGTGACTTTGTACGCCTTCCATGCAAAATCCGATGTTGGATTTTTTGTGAGCTTGTAGTGGTACACGAGCATCAGACTACCACTCGCTGCGGCAATTGCCACATAGACTAGCCCTAGGCCAAATGCATACAATGCCAGTGAGTATGGCAGTAGTATTGCAGTATTTGCCAGAATATACTTTGATGTTTTTTGCATTCCAATTAGAACAGGTAGCATTGGTACCCGCGCCTCTGCATAATCATCTCGTATTTTCATGGCAAGGCACCAAAAGTGAGATGGCGTCCACACAAAGACCAAAAAGCCTACCAAGAATCCAAGCAGGTCAATTCCCATAGGCGGGACAAATCCGGTTGCCGCAGTCCAGCCAGCCATAGAAGCAGCACTTCCTGCAAAGCCACCAATTACGATGTTGGACGAGTTTTTTCTCTTAAGCCAGGCTGTGTAGATTATCACATAAAAAAATATGCCAAGACCTATGAAAAATGTCGAGACCCAGTTTAGTGTAAAATATGCATAAACAACAGACGCTACGCTGACTGCGAGTCCATATGCTAAAACAGTTGGCGCCTTTATTTTTCCAGCCGGGATTGGCCTAGAGTTGGTTCGCTTCATAAGGGGATCGATGTCACGATCGTAGTAATGATTCAGTGCGCTAGAACCTGCAGATGCCAGACCACCTGCAATTATGATGTGGAGTAAACCCATTGGATCAAGTTCTGGGCCGATTAGTTTTGATGCGGCATACATTGACGTTACCGCCGTGATAACTAGTAAGACCACAATTCTTGGCTTTGATACTTCGAGTAGTTCTTTTGCTACCAAACTACTCAAAAACGCCCAACTAGGCATTTAATTTCTTCGACGAGTTTCCGCTACAAAAGGAATAAGTACCTCACTTTAGGCATCAAGCTCAAATGAGTAATTGGGACCTCATGATGCCAGGAATGGGTCTGACTGCCATAGGCATAGCCGGAGTTACCCTTTCTTATGCTGGAATAGCGCACACATTCATTGATGGAATGCATGCTCTAACTGGCCTTACCATGTTTATAGGATTGATATTTTTGGCTGCCGGAATTTTGGACGGCGGTATTTCAACTAGCAATAGAGCCAAGGCAACGACTTTGGTTATTTTGGCAATTTCGCTTTCGTTTGGTGCTACCGCACTAATTTTTAACTCCATAACAAGCATCCCAACATTCATCGGAGTCATGCTAATTGTCACAGTTCCGGCAATAGTGATGGCATATGTATCAATGAAGATGCCGCAATACGCAAAGCCTGTAGGGCTCATATTCGTTATTGCCACAGGAGCTGCAATTTCAGCCTATGTTGGATTTGGATTATACGGACCGTCGCAATATTTGGTTGCACCCATAGAGGAAGTAGAAGAGGAAAAAATGGCTGCACCTACTGTACCAATAACTTCAATTTCAATACTCAAGGGCTCTGCAGTCCAGGGAGCACCGGACTATGATCCAGATATGGCCATAGTGCCTGCTGGAAATAATATCGAGTGGACAAACTACGACGAACTACCACACGCAGTCACTAGCTCAGCTGATGCTGGCGCTACGTTTGACTCTGGAATTATTAATGCAGGGGCAAAATATCTACTTGACACATCCAAGTTGCAGCCAGGAACATACGAGTACCTTTGTATCATACACCCGTGGATGGTAGCATCATTTGTTTACGGAGAAGCAACTCCGGTAGTACCTACAGTAGAAATTTCAATTCTCAAGGACTCGTCCATACAAGGAAACCCAGACTATGATCCAGATACAATACAAGTAACCAAGGGAGACACAATAGTTTGGACAAACTATGACTCTATGATGCACGGAGTCTTACATGTTGGAGACGCTCCTAAATTTGATTCATCGATATTCAATGCAGGTGAGACATTCAAGCTAGACACATCAACTCTTGAGCTTGGCAATTATGACTATTTCTGCATAATTCATCCTTGGATGAAGGCATCATTCGACTTGGTAGAATCGTCAGGAGGGCGACTAGCAGAAGGTGCAATTGCAACCGTTCCAAACTCCGCGCCGCTAGAAACGCCAGTAGAAGATGCATCTGTTGAGATTCCTGTCGAAGTTCCCTCAGAACCAGCGACCGAAACCCCAACGGAACCAGAGATCCCAGTAGAAGAGTCATCTGTTGAGGAAACACTTTCAGAAATATTAAGTGTACCAGCTGAGCTGGTACTAGTAGATATGGCAGTAGGCACTGCATCAAACACTGAATGTGATGATGAGTGTTTTGTTCCAAGTACAGCATATGTTACAGTTGGAGGAATGGTAACTTGGAAAAACGCTGACACTGTAGTACACACTGCA from Nitrososphaerota archaeon includes:
- a CDS encoding CDC48 family AAA ATPase, which produces MAKKDEPLQMRVGEAKQRDVGKKRARIGPDAFDFLKVNPGDIIEITGKKASCAVAWPTDEDDKFPDVVRVDGQTRKNISSALNDIVKIKKASAKIAKSIVLTPVSDVVTVDKEFTDFVKNRLKGLPFCQGDEISVMILGNPMDFKISKISPRGIVTIDKSTDFVISADKAIDKKVRVTYDEVGGLKNEIKIMREIAELPLRHPEIFDRLGIEPHSGILLYGPPGCGKTLIAKVLASESEANMFSINGPEIMNKYYGETEAKLRDIFKEAKDNSPSIIFIDEIDAIAPKREEAYGDVEKRVVAQLLALMDGLTDRGNVIVLGATNRPDSVDPALRRPGRFDREIEVSVPNVDGRLEILQIHTRGMPIAEDVELRRLAAELHGYTGADIKSLCREAALKAIRRFLPEIDLETEKVSAEILQSMEITLADFYDAIHEVVPTAMREFYVERPKVFWKNVGGLDEVKKSLQENIIVALKEPQKFYSMGIKPPRGILLYGPPGCGKTLLARAVATESGSNMILVRGPEILSKWIGESEKAIREIFRKAKTSAPCTIIFDEMDSLARIKSGEEAGIGQTILSQLLTEMEESGPSRVIVIGITNRPDLLDSSLLRPGRLEPVLYVQQSDEKGRLEIIKILTEKMPLSENVNLEEISVSTQNYTGADLSALCREAGVHAMQNNSAKIDSTDFAAALKKIRPSITKEVDQWYLAIRETISNVVPKSRDRAFYG
- the cyoE gene encoding protoheme IX farnesyltransferase, encoding MVAKELLEVSKPRIVVLLVITAVTSMYAASKLIGPELDPMGLLHIIIAGGLASAGSSALNHYYDRDIDPLMKRTNSRPIPAGKIKAPTVLAYGLAVSVASVVYAYFTLNWVSTFFIGLGIFFYVIIYTAWLKRKNSSNIVIGGFAGSAASMAGWTAATGFVPPMGIDLLGFLVGFLVFVWTPSHFWCLAMKIRDDYAEARVPMLPVLIGMQKTSKYILANTAILLPYSLALYAFGLGLVYVAIAAASGSLMLVYHYKLTKNPTSDFAWKAYKVTAPYLTIIFVAVALDAAFHFRI